In Candidatus Nanosynbacter lyticus, one genomic interval encodes:
- the cyaB gene encoding class IV adenylate cyclase encodes MIEIESKFKLSANMTRDKLIAVLENQFVVPISIKHQIDTVFLLPEQVDAPIIPGSKIMRIRDVLDPKTGELQRSFMTLKIERQAKLVSDEYEFAVDSGDMARQMLTVLGWQEVVTVDKVRLESKTEDYTICVDEVAGLGLFIELEVLAEDDANADNIQQQMYSFLKNLNIDGELWKTPYDTSIRNLRKGVS; translated from the coding sequence ATGATTGAAATCGAATCCAAATTCAAGCTATCAGCCAACATGACTCGCGACAAGCTCATTGCGGTCCTAGAAAATCAGTTTGTCGTGCCCATCTCAATCAAACACCAAATCGATACGGTTTTTCTATTACCCGAACAGGTTGACGCTCCAATTATTCCTGGCTCAAAGATTATGCGAATACGCGACGTCCTCGACCCAAAAACCGGTGAGTTGCAGCGGAGCTTTATGACGCTAAAAATCGAAAGGCAGGCGAAATTAGTATCTGATGAATATGAGTTTGCAGTTGATAGTGGCGACATGGCACGCCAAATGCTTACAGTGCTGGGTTGGCAAGAGGTTGTCACGGTTGATAAAGTCCGCCTTGAATCGAAAACTGAGGACTATACGATTTGTGTCGATGAAGTTGCTGGGCTGGGGTTGTTTATCGAGCTGGAGGTTTTGGCTGAGGACGACGCAAATGCCGACAATATTCAACAACAAATGTATAGTTTCCTGAAAAATCTGAACATTGATGGTGAATTATGGAAGACCCCTTATGATACGAGCATTAGAAATCTGCGAAAGGGCGTTAGTTAA
- a CDS encoding alpha/beta fold hydrolase — MFDRIIHRWLRIPYTLNVHYFCRPDNPKSTILLVHGLGTSWRTWKPLTQYLPKDARVIAIDMLGFGNSPKPDWKSYNVQDQATSIAATLRKESINHLDVIIGHSMGSLAAVELAKKYPKLAQSLILCSPPIYQPKTDEKIHHPEKILRALYSLINKHPRSSKRLLQFADRHNIWPDAGFKADKVTAKSFLTALNAAIINQTTMTDISQLKLPITILSGKLDPLIVERNLKQLAKEHKNIAHRSMTMQSHEITDKYAKCLSGIIKQHLTGELPLKSVRRINRLRK; from the coding sequence ATGTTTGATAGAATAATCCATCGCTGGCTACGTATTCCTTACACCTTAAATGTGCATTATTTTTGCCGCCCAGACAATCCAAAGTCTACGATTCTACTTGTCCATGGATTAGGCACCTCATGGCGCACCTGGAAGCCATTGACACAATATCTGCCCAAGGACGCGCGGGTTATTGCTATTGACATGCTGGGATTTGGCAACTCACCAAAGCCCGACTGGAAATCTTACAATGTCCAAGATCAAGCCACCAGCATCGCCGCCACTTTAAGAAAAGAATCAATCAATCATCTTGACGTAATCATTGGCCATTCTATGGGTTCGTTGGCAGCCGTAGAACTCGCTAAAAAATATCCAAAATTAGCTCAGTCGCTAATCCTATGCAGCCCGCCGATATACCAACCTAAAACTGACGAGAAAATCCATCATCCAGAAAAAATATTACGCGCCCTATACAGCCTTATCAACAAGCACCCAAGGAGTTCAAAGCGCCTACTGCAATTTGCCGACCGACATAATATATGGCCCGACGCTGGGTTTAAGGCTGACAAAGTCACCGCCAAATCTTTCCTGACCGCACTAAACGCCGCGATTATTAATCAAACCACGATGACTGATATATCACAATTGAAACTACCGATCACTATTCTATCTGGCAAACTTGATCCGCTAATTGTAGAACGGAATTTGAAGCAATTAGCCAAAGAGCATAAGAATATAGCCCACCGCTCAATGACTATGCAGAGCCACGAAATTACCGATAAATACGCCAAGTGTTTGTCTGGGATTATAAAACAGCACCTGACGGGAGAACTTCCATTAAAATCCGTACGTCGCATAAATAGATTAAGAAAATAG
- the rpsI gene encoding 30S ribosomal protein S9, giving the protein MATDTYFYGLGRRKSASASVRLLPGKGTITINGKAAAEYLDGNKTLLAEVTDPLAVVSKQKEYDVTILVKGGGLAGQVDAIKLGIAKALTAAHADLRPVLKKAELLKRDPREKERKKYGLRSARKREQFSKR; this is encoded by the coding sequence ATGGCTACTGATACCTATTTCTACGGCTTGGGACGACGCAAAAGTGCTTCAGCAAGTGTTCGCTTGCTTCCTGGCAAGGGTACCATCACCATCAACGGCAAAGCAGCCGCTGAGTACCTGGATGGCAACAAAACCTTGCTTGCCGAAGTGACCGACCCACTAGCTGTCGTCAGCAAGCAAAAGGAATACGACGTTACCATCTTGGTCAAAGGTGGTGGCCTCGCTGGTCAAGTTGACGCCATCAAGCTTGGCATCGCTAAAGCATTGACGGCTGCTCACGCTGATCTGCGCCCAGTTCTGAAGAAGGCTGAGCTGCTCAAGCGTGACCCACGCGAGAAAGAACGCAAGAAATACGGTCTGCGTTCCGCCCGCAAGCGCGAACAATTCTCCAAGCGTTAA
- the rplM gene encoding 50S ribosomal protein L13, whose translation MKTYSQKPSEVSRRWVLFDASELPLGRLATEIAKHLTGKYKPTYTPHVDGGDYVVVINAANTVVTGYKETDKYYYRHSGFPGGIKETQFKEMRERHPERIIEEAVKGMLPKNKLQAERLNRLRVFAGSEHAHAAQTPEKVEVK comes from the coding sequence ATGAAGACTTATTCACAAAAACCATCTGAAGTTTCTCGCCGCTGGGTATTGTTTGACGCAAGCGAGCTGCCACTCGGTCGTTTGGCAACTGAAATTGCTAAACATCTGACTGGTAAATACAAGCCAACCTACACACCGCACGTTGATGGTGGCGACTACGTCGTGGTTATCAACGCTGCAAACACCGTCGTTACTGGCTACAAGGAAACTGACAAGTACTACTACCGTCACAGTGGTTTCCCAGGCGGTATCAAAGAAACGCAGTTCAAAGAAATGCGTGAACGCCACCCAGAACGAATTATTGAAGAAGCTGTCAAAGGCATGCTGCCAAAGAACAAATTGCAAGCAGAACGCCTCAATCGCCTGCGCGTATTTGCTGGCAGCGAGCATGCTCACGCAGCACAAACCCCAGAGAAAGTTGAGGTAAAGTAA
- the rplQ gene encoding 50S ribosomal protein L17 gives MHRHGYQGRKFGRERDQRRALLRGLATSLVEHGKIETTLPKAKELKRHIEKIITKAKKGDLASRRQVIAALSTRAAAYKLVDEIAPQLSGRTSGHVRVERTRLRVGDGAQMAIIEFVDDIKPMPKKEK, from the coding sequence ATGCATAGACACGGATATCAAGGGCGCAAGTTCGGCCGTGAGCGTGATCAACGACGAGCCTTGCTGAGAGGCCTGGCAACCAGCCTGGTCGAGCACGGCAAAATCGAGACCACCTTGCCGAAAGCCAAAGAGCTGAAGCGCCACATTGAAAAAATCATCACCAAGGCGAAGAAAGGCGATCTAGCCAGCCGCCGCCAGGTGATCGCAGCACTCAGCACCCGCGCTGCTGCTTACAAGCTCGTTGATGAAATTGCCCCACAGCTGAGCGGCCGCACCAGCGGACACGTTCGCGTTGAACGAACACGTTTGCGTGTTGGCGACGGTGCACAAATGGCAATCATCGAGTTTGTCGACGATATCAAACCAATGCCAAAGAAGGAGAAATAA
- a CDS encoding DNA-directed RNA polymerase subunit alpha yields MAKAIYNPALASVDDISATSATFLIEPLHPGYGNTLGNSLRRVLLSSVRGGAIVAFKIEGVTHEFTTVEGIKEDVVDIMLNLKNVHLRVFTDEPVELRLEKSGAGEVTAADIKTNADVEVVNPEQVIATIDDPNKHLVMDLVAEAGCGYQTIEESSENRLHSDMIAIDAMYSPVLRVRYKVDSTRVGQETNLDKLAITVETNGTVTPREAFEEAAAILVNQYTALAGNTMVTGAPALGTTKDDEESELAMSIEELNLSARTTNALINNEIRTIRDLVTLTEQDLRELKGFGSKALDEVRDKMAELEF; encoded by the coding sequence ATGGCAAAAGCAATTTACAATCCAGCACTCGCGAGCGTTGATGACATTTCAGCGACCAGTGCTACTTTTCTAATCGAGCCGCTTCACCCAGGCTACGGTAATACTCTTGGCAACTCACTACGCCGCGTTCTGCTATCAAGTGTTCGTGGTGGTGCGATTGTCGCTTTCAAAATTGAGGGCGTAACTCACGAGTTTACCACTGTTGAAGGCATCAAAGAAGATGTTGTCGACATCATGCTGAACCTGAAAAACGTTCACCTGCGAGTGTTTACTGACGAGCCGGTTGAGCTGCGCTTGGAGAAATCTGGCGCTGGCGAAGTAACTGCCGCTGACATCAAGACAAATGCTGATGTTGAAGTCGTTAACCCAGAGCAAGTAATTGCTACAATTGACGATCCAAACAAGCATTTGGTGATGGATTTGGTGGCAGAAGCAGGTTGCGGTTACCAGACAATTGAAGAGTCAAGCGAGAACCGCTTGCACAGCGACATGATTGCTATTGATGCAATGTATTCGCCAGTGCTGCGCGTTCGTTACAAAGTTGACTCAACCCGCGTTGGTCAAGAGACAAACTTGGATAAACTAGCAATTACCGTTGAAACCAACGGTACAGTTACTCCACGCGAGGCGTTTGAAGAAGCAGCGGCAATCCTGGTTAACCAATACACAGCTTTAGCAGGCAACACCATGGTGACTGGTGCGCCAGCACTTGGCACAACCAAAGATGATGAAGAGTCAGAATTGGCTATGTCAATTGAAGAATTAAACCTAAGCGCCCGCACGACGAACGCGCTGATTAACAATGAAATCCGCACGATTCGCGACCTGGTGACTTTGACCGAGCAAGATTTGCGAGAATTGAAAGGCTTTGGTTCAAAGGCGCTGGATGAAGTACGCGACAAGATGGCGGAGTTGGAGTTTTAA
- the rpsD gene encoding 30S ribosomal protein S4 translates to MARDNSPIVKQSRREGYALHPKAHKVLARKSGIPGQHAHGRQNKPSLYATQLREKQKVRRLYGLVEKQFARLMNEATRAQEGLAGENLLKLLERRLDNVVYRSGFAVSRRAARQLVSHGHFELNGRRVDIPSIRVKAGDVITVRPKSTKSEYFTHIEDVINNSIQGPLSWLKSDSKKLKIEVTGLPKREEAEADINEQLIVEYYSR, encoded by the coding sequence ATGGCACGAGATAATTCACCGATTGTCAAGCAAAGCCGCCGCGAAGGTTATGCGCTTCATCCAAAAGCACATAAAGTTTTGGCACGAAAATCCGGTATTCCAGGTCAGCACGCGCACGGTCGCCAGAATAAGCCAAGTCTATACGCTACACAGCTGCGCGAAAAGCAGAAGGTTCGCCGCCTGTATGGTTTGGTTGAAAAGCAGTTTGCTCGGCTGATGAATGAAGCAACGCGCGCCCAAGAAGGTTTGGCGGGCGAGAACCTGTTGAAGCTGCTGGAGCGCCGCTTGGATAACGTCGTTTATCGTTCTGGATTCGCTGTTAGCCGCCGCGCTGCTCGTCAGCTGGTTAGCCACGGCCACTTTGAACTAAACGGCCGTCGCGTCGATATTCCATCGATTCGCGTTAAGGCTGGTGACGTTATTACTGTTCGTCCAAAGAGTACCAAATCTGAGTACTTTACGCACATTGAAGATGTAATCAACAATTCAATCCAAGGCCCACTGAGCTGGCTAAAGAGCGATAGCAAGAAGCTGAAGATTGAAGTGACTGGTTTGCCAAAGCGCGAGGAAGCAGAAGCTGACATCAACGAGCAATTAATTGTTGAGTATTACTCACGATAA
- the rpsK gene encoding 30S ribosomal protein S11 — protein sequence MADARSTKKKQRRSVPAGQLHIQATFNNTIVTFSDKKGNVLTASSAGACGFRGSKKGTAYASQVAAEKAAEAAKTQYGLKSVDVFVKGVGLGRDAAIRAVGAFDISVESIKDVTGVPHGGVRPRKVRRA from the coding sequence ATGGCAGACGCAAGATCTACCAAGAAGAAGCAGCGCCGATCAGTCCCAGCTGGTCAGCTGCATATTCAAGCAACATTTAATAACACCATCGTTACTTTTTCCGATAAGAAGGGTAACGTGTTGACCGCTTCATCAGCTGGTGCATGTGGTTTCCGTGGTAGCAAAAAAGGCACCGCCTACGCTTCACAGGTTGCCGCTGAAAAAGCTGCTGAAGCTGCGAAAACTCAGTATGGTTTGAAATCAGTTGACGTTTTCGTCAAAGGTGTCGGTTTGGGCCGTGATGCCGCTATTCGTGCGGTTGGCGCCTTCGACATCTCAGTAGAAAGCATTAAGGACGTAACTGGCGTGCCTCACGGCGGTGTTCGTCCACGAAAGGTACGGAGGGCATAA
- the rpsM gene encoding 30S ribosomal protein S13 produces the protein MARIAGVVIPTEKQVQIALTYIYGIGPKHASSILAAAKIEPTTRVKDLTEAEENKIREIIDSEYTVEGDLQRLVTNNIKRLKDINAYRGLRHKAGLPTRGQRTRTNARTRKGRAIAVGGTQPKAASKT, from the coding sequence ATGGCTCGAATTGCTGGGGTAGTTATCCCAACAGAGAAGCAGGTGCAAATCGCGCTCACCTATATTTATGGGATTGGGCCAAAGCACGCTTCGAGCATCCTTGCGGCGGCTAAGATTGAGCCGACCACTCGGGTGAAAGATCTCACCGAGGCTGAAGAAAACAAGATTCGCGAAATTATCGACAGCGAATACACCGTCGAAGGTGATCTCCAGCGCTTGGTAACTAACAACATTAAGCGCTTGAAGGATATCAACGCCTATCGCGGTCTTCGCCACAAAGCAGGACTGCCGACACGCGGACAGCGGACTCGTACGAATGCACGAACTCGCAAGGGTCGCGCCATCGCCGTGGGCGGTACACAACCAAAAGCAGCAAGTAAGACCTAA
- the rpmJ gene encoding 50S ribosomal protein L36: protein MKVRAGVKKISPDDKFVRRKGRLYVINKKKPKNKQRQG from the coding sequence ATGAAAGTTCGTGCAGGTGTGAAAAAAATCAGCCCCGATGACAAGTTCGTCCGCCGTAAAGGTCGGTTGTACGTCATCAACAAGAAAAAACCTAAGAACAAGCAAAGGCAGGGTTAA
- the infA gene encoding translation initiation factor IF-1, which yields MASQKEVIKMVGKVVEALPNTQFRVELENGHSIIAHISGRMRKHYIRLVPGDKVEVEMTPYDLTKGRISFRLRDDRPQQGR from the coding sequence ATGGCGAGTCAAAAGGAAGTCATCAAAATGGTAGGAAAGGTAGTGGAAGCACTGCCTAATACTCAATTTAGGGTGGAACTGGAGAATGGCCATAGTATCATCGCGCACATTTCAGGACGAATGCGCAAGCACTATATTCGCCTGGTGCCTGGTGATAAGGTTGAGGTTGAGATGACCCCTTACGATCTTACAAAGGGACGAATCAGCTTCCGCCTACGTGACGATCGACCCCAGCAGGGCCGGTAG
- a CDS encoding heavy metal translocating P-type ATPase — translation MAEKNYTVTGMSCASCANAVEKALNKNNDINASVNFATEKLNIEYDEKKYNFDKIREIVESAGYGLAEDMTEDKKVELYQEKIISLKNRLILAVIFVVPLLYISMGHMLGAVLPEFLNPKVNPLNFALAQFVLTLPIIYAGRDFFSHGFKNLVRKSPTMDSLIAIGSTAAVLYGIYATFGIVIVDPEAHMDLYYESAGAIITLILFGKLLEAKTKGQTSSAIKKLIGLQPKKAKIIENGAEKEVLIENLKVGDIVIVKPGEKIAVDGRIVEGATSVDESMLTGESLPVSKKVGDKVVGGSINKNGSIRFEATEIGKNTVLSQIIKLVEEAQGSKAPISRMADIVSAYFVPIVIGIAIIAGIAWFLSGSGLVTALSFFIAVLVIACPCALGLATPTSIMVGTGKGAENGILIKSGEALETAYKIKTVVFDKTGTITKGKPILTNLIAYGKYNENELLKIAASVENDSEHPLAEAIVNKAKEKNIEIKPYEKFRAMPGYGIRAAFEGKEVQIGNRKLMENRKINVEISQKDYDILLNEGKTPMYISIDNELAGLVAVADVIKETSKEAIEKLKKMRIKTVMLTGDNEKIAKFIAKQVGIDDVISEVLPYQKSQKVKELQERDEFVAMVGDGINDSPALAQANVGIAIGNGTDVAIESADIVLIRNDLRDVAGSIALSKATITNIKENLFWAFFYNVLGIPFAAGIFYAFFNGPKLDPMIAAFAMSFSSVSVLGNALRLKFFKVK, via the coding sequence ATGGCAGAAAAAAACTATACAGTAACCGGAATGAGCTGTGCATCTTGTGCCAATGCTGTGGAAAAGGCACTTAATAAAAATAATGATATTAACGCTTCAGTTAATTTTGCAACTGAAAAATTGAATATTGAATATGATGAGAAGAAGTACAATTTTGATAAAATTAGGGAAATAGTGGAGTCGGCTGGGTATGGACTGGCTGAGGATATGACAGAAGATAAAAAGGTGGAACTTTATCAAGAAAAAATAATAAGTTTGAAAAATCGATTAATTTTAGCAGTTATTTTTGTTGTTCCACTTTTGTATATTTCGATGGGGCATATGCTTGGGGCAGTACTTCCTGAATTTTTGAATCCTAAGGTAAATCCGCTTAATTTTGCGTTGGCACAGTTTGTGTTGACTTTGCCTATTATTTATGCTGGGAGAGATTTTTTTTCACATGGATTTAAAAATTTAGTAAGAAAATCTCCAACAATGGATTCATTAATTGCTATTGGGTCAACGGCGGCGGTACTCTATGGAATTTACGCAACTTTTGGAATTGTAATTGTAGACCCTGAAGCACATATGGATTTATATTATGAGTCGGCTGGTGCAATTATTACGTTAATCTTGTTTGGAAAACTGCTGGAGGCAAAAACAAAAGGTCAAACTTCATCGGCAATAAAAAAACTTATCGGACTTCAACCTAAAAAGGCTAAAATTATTGAAAATGGAGCGGAAAAGGAAGTTCTGATTGAAAACTTGAAAGTTGGAGATATTGTTATTGTGAAGCCGGGAGAAAAAATTGCGGTGGATGGAAGAATTGTGGAAGGGGCGACTTCTGTTGATGAGTCAATGTTGACAGGAGAAAGTTTGCCAGTAAGCAAAAAAGTTGGAGATAAGGTTGTTGGCGGAAGTATAAATAAAAATGGAAGTATCAGATTTGAGGCGACTGAAATTGGTAAAAATACAGTTTTGTCACAAATTATAAAGCTGGTTGAGGAGGCACAGGGGTCAAAGGCTCCTATCTCTAGAATGGCAGACATTGTGTCGGCATATTTTGTGCCGATTGTTATTGGGATTGCGATAATTGCAGGAATTGCTTGGTTTCTAAGTGGAAGTGGATTGGTTACTGCATTGTCGTTTTTCATCGCTGTACTTGTAATTGCGTGTCCGTGTGCATTGGGACTTGCAACACCTACATCAATAATGGTTGGAACTGGAAAAGGGGCTGAAAACGGTATTCTTATAAAAAGCGGGGAAGCTCTTGAAACAGCATACAAAATAAAAACAGTTGTATTTGACAAGACTGGTACGATTACGAAAGGAAAGCCTATACTTACTAATTTGATTGCTTATGGGAAATATAATGAAAATGAATTGTTAAAAATTGCTGCAAGTGTGGAAAATGATTCAGAGCATCCATTGGCAGAAGCAATCGTAAACAAAGCAAAAGAGAAAAATATTGAAATTAAGCCGTATGAAAAATTTAGGGCAATGCCAGGTTACGGTATTCGTGCAGCATTTGAAGGCAAGGAAGTTCAAATTGGAAATAGAAAATTGATGGAAAATCGAAAAATCAATGTAGAAATTTCTCAAAAAGATTATGATATTTTGTTGAATGAAGGAAAAACGCCAATGTACATTTCGATTGATAACGAATTGGCGGGACTTGTTGCAGTTGCAGACGTTATCAAGGAAACAAGCAAGGAAGCTATAGAAAAACTGAAAAAAATGAGAATCAAGACAGTAATGCTAACTGGAGATAACGAAAAAATTGCCAAATTTATCGCAAAACAAGTGGGAATAGATGATGTAATTTCAGAAGTGCTGCCTTATCAGAAATCTCAAAAAGTAAAGGAACTTCAGGAAAGAGATGAATTTGTTGCAATGGTTGGAGACGGAATTAACGATTCACCAGCACTTGCTCAAGCAAACGTTGGAATTGCGATAGGAAATGGAACGGATGTTGCTATAGAATCCGCTGATATCGTCTTAATTAGAAACGATTTGAGAGATGTTGCGGGTTCAATAGCATTAAGTAAAGCAACAATCACAAATATAAAGGAAAATCTATTTTGGGCATTCTTTTATAACGTACTTGGAATACCATTTGCCGCTGGAATATTTTATGCATTTTTCAATGGACCAAAATTGGATCCGATGATAGCGGCTTTTGCAATGTCATTTAGTTCAGTATCTGTTTTGGGTAATGCTTTAAGATTGAAATTTTTTAAAGTTAAATAG
- a CDS encoding CopY/TcrY family copper transport repressor, whose amino-acid sequence MKENCRIDKKQHITDAEWEVMRVVWANSEVTSKFVTEVLCEKMNWKQATIKALLNRLLKKNILKKKEIGNKYIYSTDFTEKEVANSYILGTFDKICKTKVGEMIGKVIENSELSFDDLDLILKAVEEKRKTAMGEVSCDCVEGQCNCEHSGHKHI is encoded by the coding sequence GTGAAAGAAAATTGCAGAATCGATAAAAAACAGCATATAACCGATGCAGAATGGGAAGTAATGCGAGTTGTGTGGGCAAATAGCGAAGTTACGAGCAAGTTTGTGACAGAGGTGCTTTGTGAGAAAATGAACTGGAAACAGGCTACAATAAAGGCGCTGTTGAATCGGCTGCTGAAAAAGAATATTTTGAAAAAGAAGGAAATTGGGAACAAGTATATTTATTCGACAGATTTTACAGAAAAGGAAGTTGCTAACAGTTATATATTAGGAACTTTTGATAAAATTTGTAAAACGAAAGTTGGAGAAATGATAGGGAAAGTTATTGAGAACAGTGAACTGAGTTTTGACGACTTGGATCTGATTTTAAAGGCTGTTGAGGAAAAGAGGAAGACGGCTATGGGAGAAGTTTCGTGTGATTGTGTGGAGGGGCAGTGTAATTGCGAACATAGCGGACATAAGCATATTTAA
- the secY gene encoding preprotein translocase subunit SecY, whose protein sequence is MNWRIIFRSLKNKDMQKRLLIVVGIIVVYRLLAHIPVPLAEPTQLRNAISSVLGQTDLGGILNLLSGGALSSFSLVLVGLSPFITASIIIQLLTKAIPKLEELHKDGETGRRKIQQWTRMITVPLAIVQSIAFIFILRQTVLQGGSTTLADPTAMEWIVSVTAMTAGSVLLMWLGELITEQGIGNGISIVIFAGIISQLPQMLASLISSLLDTSSGSLNVFNWFTLPLNPTMFWTVLIMSIAGLIVLYFLVKINEAQRVITINYAKRVHGNSNYGDVKSILPVKLIAAGVIPVIFAVAFLSLPQFVGQVMKASGNTNLLPTADKLITWFQAPSAGSFTGSTTEAFIYPTLYFLLVIAFTYFYTGIVFNANEIAENLQKQGGFIEGVRPGAQTEKYLTKTVNRLILFGSIVLGIVAILPFVAEYLTYHLTGLHGLRLSIGGTGILIIVSVGLETLRQINSRALMVTYDDFDPDELLDNGKKSKKRRLFKKK, encoded by the coding sequence ATGAATTGGAGAATAATTTTCCGCTCGCTAAAAAATAAAGACATGCAAAAGCGATTATTAATCGTTGTCGGAATAATCGTCGTCTACAGATTATTGGCACACATCCCAGTGCCATTGGCTGAACCAACCCAGCTACGTAACGCGATTTCATCAGTGCTCGGACAGACTGATTTGGGTGGAATTTTGAACCTGCTTTCTGGCGGCGCACTATCAAGCTTTTCTTTAGTGTTGGTCGGGCTTAGTCCATTTATTACCGCCAGCATCATCATTCAGCTATTAACTAAAGCAATTCCGAAGCTAGAAGAACTTCACAAGGACGGCGAGACTGGTCGCCGTAAAATTCAGCAATGGACACGCATGATTACCGTTCCGTTGGCTATCGTTCAGTCAATTGCCTTCATTTTTATTCTGCGCCAAACAGTTCTTCAAGGTGGCTCAACAACACTAGCTGATCCAACAGCAATGGAATGGATTGTGTCGGTTACAGCCATGACCGCTGGCTCGGTTCTGTTGATGTGGCTAGGTGAATTGATTACAGAGCAAGGTATTGGTAACGGTATTTCTATCGTAATTTTTGCCGGAATTATTAGCCAGCTACCGCAAATGCTTGCGTCGCTCATTTCTTCGCTGCTCGACACTTCATCAGGCAGCTTAAACGTATTTAATTGGTTTACGCTACCTCTTAACCCGACTATGTTCTGGACAGTGCTTATCATGTCTATTGCGGGACTCATCGTTCTATACTTCCTGGTGAAAATCAACGAAGCGCAGCGTGTTATTACTATCAATTATGCTAAACGCGTTCATGGCAATAGCAACTATGGCGACGTAAAAAGCATTCTGCCAGTCAAGCTGATTGCAGCTGGCGTTATCCCAGTTATCTTTGCAGTTGCGTTTCTTAGCTTGCCACAGTTTGTTGGTCAAGTCATGAAAGCATCTGGTAATACCAATCTCCTGCCAACAGCCGACAAGCTTATCACCTGGTTCCAAGCGCCAAGCGCTGGCTCATTTACAGGCAGCACTACTGAGGCATTCATCTATCCAACGCTATACTTCCTCTTAGTCATCGCCTTCACGTATTTCTACACTGGCATCGTCTTTAATGCTAATGAAATCGCTGAAAACTTACAAAAGCAAGGCGGCTTCATCGAGGGTGTTCGGCCGGGCGCTCAGACTGAGAAGTACCTTACAAAAACCGTTAATCGCTTGATTCTGTTTGGCTCAATTGTTCTGGGAATTGTAGCGATTCTACCATTCGTCGCTGAATATCTGACATATCATTTGACGGGTTTGCACGGCTTGCGCCTATCAATTGGCGGTACCGGAATCTTGATTATTGTGTCGGTTGGTCTTGAGACCTTAAGGCAGATTAACTCACGAGCATTGATGGTCACCTATGATGACTTTGACCCAGATGAGCTGCTCGACAATGGTAAAAAGTCTAAAAAACGCCGCTTGTTTAAGAAAAAATAA
- the rplO gene encoding 50S ribosomal protein L15 — MKYNDLQVSANKNKKRVGRGIAAGQGKTAGRGTKGQNARTGKKLRAMFQGGQRPLAQAVPKARGFKSLRTPAQVVYLDHLNAFDGKTVDNALLFTEGYIATPFHTVKVIARGELKAKVDLKVQAASASVVIAIEKAGGSFEKVATPLRQSIKETEEK; from the coding sequence ATGAAATACAACGATCTCCAAGTTTCAGCAAACAAGAATAAAAAGCGCGTTGGCCGCGGTATCGCTGCTGGCCAGGGTAAAACCGCTGGTCGTGGTACCAAAGGTCAGAACGCCCGCACTGGTAAAAAGCTTCGCGCTATGTTCCAGGGTGGTCAGCGCCCACTGGCTCAGGCTGTACCAAAAGCTCGCGGCTTCAAGAGCTTGCGCACACCAGCTCAGGTAGTCTACCTCGACCACTTGAACGCCTTTGACGGCAAAACCGTCGACAACGCGCTGCTGTTTACCGAAGGCTACATCGCCACGCCGTTCCACACGGTCAAGGTGATCGCTCGCGGTGAATTGAAAGCCAAGGTTGACTTGAAAGTGCAGGCTGCTTCCGCTTCAGTCGTTATAGCGATTGAAAAAGCCGGCGGCTCATTTGAAAAAGTCGCGACACCACTGCGTCAAAGCATAAAAGAAACTGAAGAGAAATAA